The stretch of DNA taggcagccactcaTTGGAGGAGCAAAAAACACGTGGTCAACagctgattcatccagaaaacaatacatgaaGAAACACATTTTCGAAAAAAAGTAAGCATATACAactattaccatgaaatttacaaaactgttcccaaaaaaatgattgaaaaggcgaaaaaaggatataaatatatcaagcaagagagagagagagagagagagagagagagagagagagtgtaatctATGCATGTGGGataataattaattagtagttcatttattttaaggtccttcataaacattctaCAAATATGGGctcaaatggtacaatcccacactaagatttaggttgtttttattagtgatttgtataattgctgattccagtaaattcttgaaacataatcattagatctagcaattacagaggcatcgccccaattaatacaatcaGATTTTtaactcagatggataaacagtgcattttaagtctgggctgttctaactgaatacatatgctgcttaatacgtacacataaattttccttcgtggcaaaaacctttatatatatatatatatatatatatatatatatatatatatatatatatatatatatatatatatatatatatatatatatatagaattcgaCATCAGCCTCTCCTAATCTAGTTTAATTCCATCAAAGCGGCCATGAACAGCGTGTCCCGGAGACCAGGGCGAAAATGGTATGCATTTCAATGCTTTCTTTAAGTTCCTTGctgtaaagctctctctctctctctctctctctagtgggggATGTGACTGAATCAGTTTTCATCCTGATAATGCTCTCCGGAATTTTTGACATGGAAATGAATTTAAAGATGATTTTCATTAGAGTTCTGGttcattttcaactgcaaaaaaattaaatatcttgaCTACTGTCGATTTTTTTTCGTTATTGCAGTAACTATACATCATACTATAGGTAACATGAAtagcttgatcacgaaatatataaaacgtgatactatgtataaatacaggTAATGCcacgttttcattttcctccgtgacgTTACCTTATTTTTGATTTTtagtacatatatagatgtatatatatatatatatataataatatatatatatatatatatatataatcatatatatactattatatatatatatatactatatatatatatatatatatatatatattatacccaatTCCTCTTATCTTGGTTTTGGTTTCGGATATTAATGCACATATAGCGTCGGTTATTTTAAGATAACTTTTAACAGATTCCCTCAGACATTTAGCTTtgcaaaaaagaaacataaagaaaatatatatatatatatatatgtatatatatatatatttatatatatatatatgtatatatatatatatatgtaatatatatgtatatatatatatatatatatatatatatatatatatataatatatatatatgtgtgtgtgtgtgtgtgtgtgtgtgtgtgtgtgtatacatatgtctatttatatatgcatagataatacatatacacatatacatacactggtATTTTGACGAAATTTTGGGCTGCCCAAGCTTATTCCTATTCAACATTTTGCATATCAAAAACTataaaaggaaaaacgaaaaacGAACGCCAGATGCCTTCCTCTGCCTGAAGGCACAAAAAATATCGCGTTCCTGATGCTATGAAATATGAGAAAAGGATCTATTACTAAAATGTCCACAGACCCTGTGCTTCTCCACGATACGTTCCAGTGTTGAGAAAAGCGCGAAAAACGTTTGTCTGAGAATGGCTGTAGCAAAGCCCTCTCTTCTGAAACGTTTTTATATGAAAGTGTGTCCCGCCTTGACAGTTGCGTTACCGTCTGtcatctgtttaaaaaaaatgactacGTTAAAATAGGGAAGAAAGGAGAATCTTCTACGTTGTCATGAATGTTGTAGGGAGTAAAAAGAAGGCATATTAATCGACGTAACTTAGACTAGATGAAAAGAGCAAAATACCTAATCGTTTATTTTAATAACAAACATAGGACTCCTGGAAGTTTGTCAGGTGATTGGATTAGTTTTATCTTCATTTGTATAATTCCTGGTTGGAGGAGtgatttacgtgctcgcctaccaattcggtagtcacGAGTTTGACACCCTGCTctgtcaacgtggaatcagaggaatgtatttctggtgaattaatttttcgatacaatgtggttcggatcccacaataagctgtaggtcccgttNNNNNNNNNNNNNNNNNNNNNNNNNNNNNNNNNNNNNNNNNNNNNNNNNNNNNNNNNNNNNNNNNNNNNNNNNNNNNNNNNNNNNNNNNNNNNNNNNNNNNNNNNNNNNNNNNNNNNNNNNNNNNNNNNNNNNNNNNNNNNNNNNNNNNNNNNNNNNNNNNNNNNNNNNNNNNNNNNNNNNNNNNNNNNNNNNNNNNNNNNNNNNNNNNNNNNNNNNNNNNNNNNNNNNNNNNNNNNNNNNNNNNNNNNNNNNNNNNNNNNNNNNNNNNNNNNNNNNNNNNNNNNNNNNNNNNNNNNNNNNNNNNNNNNNNNNNNNNNNNNNNNNNNNNNNNNNNNNNNNNNNNNNNNNNNNNNNNNNNNNNNNNNNNNNNNNNNNNNNNNNNNNNNNNNNNNNNNNNNNNNNNNNNNNNNNNNNNNNNNNNNNNNNNNNNNNNNNNNNNNNNNNNNNNNNNNNNNNNNNNNNNNNNNNNNNNNNNNNNNNNNNNNNNNNNNNNNNNNNNctgtaggtcccgttgctatgtaatcAGTTGGtccgtagccacgtaaaaatgtctaatccttcgggccagccttaggagagctgttataatcagctcagtggtctggttaaactaagatatatttaatttttcttcatctgtctctctttttctctaatacacatgcacacatttgCATAAAtgctctcacacacacgcatacactctTACACTCTGTTGATGGCTGGGTGGTAAAAAGTCACAGTACATAGTTGTTTCTGAACTAGGCAGCGGTTCGAATCCCTGACGAAGCACTTATTAGTTATGATTCCTTTTGGCTTAAGTTCTTCCAGAGGTTTCGTGGATTTGGTATTGAATGATATTTGTAAATGTAAAGAAGATTACGATTTATGTGACAAAAaacaattaactctctctctcacacacaaacacacacacacacacacacacacacacacacatatatatatatatatatatatatatatatatatatatatatatatatatatatatatatacacacacacacacacacatacacaaacacagagCCTCCTAAATTATTTCACTCGATGTTATCAATATCGTTAGTTTCATGTTATCAATATCATCGATATGACAAAAGATTTCATTAAATATCGAATTTTCTAAGTAAAACTTATTTTACATTCTTAATGTATCTGCATTTGGGAAATAAcacacagatatttatatatctttgtatGCATTTATCTATATTTAGAACGATTAGTAGTAGGTATGATATGATGGTCCGACCACTCCATGCCTGTACTGGTATGATTTTCCGGAACCGGGATGCCCAACTTCAACCTTGTATCCGAAAGTAGTTTTTGGCCCACGTTTGTATCCTAGGCCTAGTCCGTGAACTGGTACGTGCAGGTGGCCAAGGGAGCCTAGACCATGTCCCAAAAGGTGTCCAGGTTCGGCTTCCCTCTTGTAGACGGTGTGCTCGTACACCTGGACATTGGCGTGCTCGCCGTAAGGGTGTAACTTATAGCCGAGGTACGGACCGTGGTAGCTTAGGTCTATGCCATACTTCCCGAAACCGTAGCCGTAGCCACGCCCGCGGCCGTGTCCGTAGACCGGGTTGCCGTAGTCGAAGCCGAAGTCATTCGTGTGTCCGAACTGGTGGTGGGACAGGCCGGGTTCAGCTTCGCGTTTCTCCTTCGAGGCGGCTGCGAGGACCTCCACCACCGCCAACAGCAGCAACGCGACCTAGGGAGTGAATTGGGGAAGGCATGAATGAACGGATGATTGAGTGCGGGAATGAGTGTATGAACGGAtaaatgagtgaatgaatgaaggTGAATGAGCGAGTGAATGGATGGATGAATGTGTGAGTGAATGAATGAGTGCGGGAGTGAGTGAGTGTATGAACGGATGAATGAGTGGATGAATGAAAGTGAATGGGCAAGTGAAGGAATGGACGAGTGAGTGAGTGAAGGGatgaatgagtgaatgagtgagtgagtgaatgtaCAGATGAATGAGTGGATGAATGAAAGTGAATGAGCGAGTGAATGAATGGACGAGTagtgtgtgaatggatgaatgagtgaatgagtgagtgagtgagtgaatggATGAATGAGTTAATGAGTGCGGGAGTGAGTGAGTGCGTGTATGAACAGATGAATGAGTGGATGAATGAAAGTGAATGGGCGAGTGAATGGATGTATAcatgaatgagtgaatgaaagAAAGCGAGTGAATGAGTGAATGAAAGAGAGCGAGTGAATGAGTGAATGAGGAAGGCAAGAATTGGTGAATGAATGGTTGACTGAAGGGATACATCAGTGAAGGAATAATCTGATGAATAAACGAAGGACAATGGGTCGTCATAAATCTGTGAATGAAAGGtcttaaataaatgaagaaatgtgagCAGTAATGAATAGATACTGAATAAGTGAATGGTTGAATGAAGGAAGGCATGAATAATGAATCGGTGAATGAACGGTCTCATTAATGAATGAAGGACTTTAGGAAGTCATGAATCgatgaatgaatgattgaatgTTTTGATGGAGGAaggccataaaaaaaaactggagttaAAATGAATGAAGGGGTGAGAATCAGTGGCTGGTCGATGGATGAATGACtgaatggttgaatgaatgaAGGCATGAATAACTGAACGAATGGTTATATCGATGGAAAAAGGATCGTACGAAGTCATAAATTAGTGAATGAATTGTTATATTGTAGGAATGAGAGGATTAATAGATGAGTGAACGACTGAATGGTTGAATGACGGTAGGCATGAATCATTGAATAAAGGAAAGTAGAAGCAATGAAATGATGAATTAATTAGTCCCTTGTTGAATGAAGGAAGTACTGAATAGATGAATGATAGGCCCATTGTTTAAATAAAGAAAGTAATGAACAGATAGATGAATGAATAACTCATTAGTTGAATGAAGGAAGTACTGAAGAGATGAATGAATGACTCACTGGTTATATGATTGAAGTAGTGGATAGATGAATGAATGATACATAGGTTGAATGAATGAAGTAATGAATCAGTAAATGAATAGTCATATTGCAGGAATGAAAATGGCTGAATGTAAGCTTTGCATAAATGTTAATCCAAGAGTGAATGAGTgggaatatatataagattat from Macrobrachium nipponense isolate FS-2020 chromosome 18, ASM1510439v2, whole genome shotgun sequence encodes:
- the LOC135196774 gene encoding uncharacterized protein LOC135196774, encoding MRVLVALLLLAVVEVLAAASKEKREAEPGLSHHQFGHTNDFGFDYGNPVYGHGRGRGYGYGFGKYGIDLSYHGPYLGYKLHPYGEHANVQVYEHTVYKREAEPGHLLGHGLGSLGHLHVPVHGLGLGYKRGPKTTFGYKVEVGHPGSGKSYQYRHGVVGPSYHTYY